GATGTTTAAAATAGCTGTCTTTCACTTTAATCAGGTCTTTGCTTTCCATCTCTTTAACTATTTTTATAAATTCCTTGGGAGTAGGACCATAATGATTTTTTATATAAGTTGCTCCAATGAGTTGTTCTTCGTATTTTTCATAAAAATCAAAATCAATAAAGTAAAGCAATTTGTACAATACCGATTCTCCTATATTTGGTTTTGACCCAATTTTATTTAGTATATAAAGTAATACTTCTTTGAATTTCTGCAGATTTTTTTGGGGAACACTTATTCGTATTTCCTTTTTTGGTTTCTGCTTAGTTGTATTTTTTTCAATGATTACTTCTATGTCTTCTTTTAAATCAAGCAATACATCTGAAGAAATATTAAAATACTCAGAAAGCTTTTTTATTTCCTCTACATATATTTTTCTTTCTCCGTTTTCAATTTTTGAAAT
The genomic region above belongs to Caldisericota bacterium and contains:
- a CDS encoding DUF4065 domain-containing protein, producing the protein MPTLYKNLGFKVKKLREKIDISQSSLAEALGVDRVTISKIENGERKIYVEEIKKLSEYFNISSDVLLDLKEDIEVIIEKNTTKQKPKKEIRISVPQKNLQKFKEVLLYILNKIGSKPNIGESVLYKLLYFIDFDFYEKYEEQLIGATYIKNHYGPTPKEFIKIVKEMESKDLIKVKDSYFKHPQTKYLSKREPDLTLLKAHEVKMIDSVLDRLSDMNATEISNYSHKDVPWLTTENGEIIDYESVFYRTKPYSVRTYIEEDI